One genomic segment of Candidatus Omnitrophota bacterium includes these proteins:
- a CDS encoding peptide-binding protein: protein MLCAAAFLQGCSPRERSCEEGETIVFAMLGDASYLNPVLAGDSASAEINDLVYNGLVKYDKDLVLVGDLARSWEVLDGGKTIVFKLRDDVKWHDGRTFTAGDAVFTYQCLVNPDIISPRSGRFKMIESVKAPDEHTLAVKYFRAYSPALESWGLGIIPKHIFDQGDFDKNPANRKPVGTGAYKFVKWLSGEQIVLEKNSEYFEETGNITRIIYRIIPDSSVQFLELRKRGIDSMGLTPHQYIYETDDEEFNRNCNKFRYGAFQYAYMGYNLTNPLFKDRRVRRAISYAIDKKAIVDAVLLGCGVQIHSNYPPSSWAYNPDVEKFEYDPVRARALLDEAGWRDTDGDGVRDRDGRKFSFTILTNQGNKMREEAATIIQSQLKEAGIASEIRILEWATLINRHIDRRDFDAVVLGWSTAVDPDCYSLWHSSEARPGGFNFVSYKNPEVDALIDKGRMSFDRGERKKIYGRIQEMIASDQPYCFLYAPDSLTVVASRFHGIEPARAGISHNFLKWYVPEDLIKYK from the coding sequence ATGCTCTGCGCGGCGGCCTTCCTGCAGGGTTGTTCGCCGCGAGAGAGAAGCTGCGAAGAGGGCGAGACGATAGTTTTTGCGATGCTCGGCGACGCGTCATATCTCAATCCTGTACTCGCCGGGGATTCGGCGTCTGCGGAAATAAATGATCTCGTTTACAACGGGCTGGTCAAATATGACAAGGATCTTGTTCTTGTCGGCGATCTGGCCCGGAGCTGGGAAGTGCTGGACGGAGGAAAGACCATTGTTTTCAAGCTGAGGGACGATGTGAAGTGGCACGACGGACGGACTTTTACAGCCGGCGATGCCGTGTTCACCTATCAATGCCTTGTGAATCCGGACATCATCTCACCGCGCAGCGGACGCTTTAAGATGATAGAGAGCGTCAAAGCTCCTGATGAGCACACGCTGGCCGTAAAATATTTCAGGGCATATTCTCCCGCGCTCGAGTCGTGGGGTTTGGGGATAATACCCAAGCACATATTTGATCAGGGTGATTTTGATAAAAATCCGGCCAACAGAAAGCCCGTCGGCACCGGCGCCTACAAGTTTGTCAAATGGCTGTCGGGAGAGCAGATAGTCCTGGAAAAAAACAGTGAATATTTTGAGGAGACAGGAAATATCACGAGGATAATCTACAGGATAATACCCGATAGCTCCGTGCAGTTTCTCGAGCTCAGGAAGCGGGGCATAGACAGCATGGGCCTCACGCCGCATCAGTATATATACGAGACGGATGATGAGGAATTCAACAGGAATTGCAACAAATTCCGCTATGGCGCTTTTCAGTACGCTTATATGGGATATAACCTGACAAACCCGCTGTTTAAGGACAGAAGGGTGCGCCGCGCCATAAGCTATGCGATAGACAAAAAAGCGATTGTTGATGCCGTGCTCCTGGGATGCGGCGTGCAGATACACTCCAATTATCCGCCCTCGTCATGGGCTTATAATCCCGATGTGGAAAAGTTTGAATATGATCCCGTCCGCGCCCGGGCGCTGCTTGATGAGGCAGGGTGGAGAGATACCGACGGCGACGGTGTGCGTGACAGGGATGGCCGCAAATTTTCTTTCACTATTCTCACAAATCAGGGGAATAAAATGAGGGAGGAGGCCGCCACGATCATACAGTCGCAACTCAAAGAGGCCGGCATTGCCTCGGAAATACGGATACTGGAATGGGCGACGCTGATAAACAGGCACATAGACCGCAGGGATTTTGATGCTGTTGTGCTCGGCTGGTCCACAGCCGTGGATCCGGATTGCTATTCTCTGTGGCATTCTTCCGAGGCCCGCCCCGGAGGTTTTAATTTTGTCTCATACAAAAACCCCGAAGTTGACGCGCTCATAGATAAGGGCCGCATGAGTTTTGACCGCGGGGAAAGGAAAAAAATCTACGGCCGTATTCAGGAGATGATAGCTTCCGATCAGCCGTACTGTTTTCTTTACGCCCCCGATTCTCTCACTGTTGTCGCTTCGCGTTTCCACGGGATTGAGCCGGCAAGAGCGGGTATATCGCATAATTTCTTGAAATGGTATGTTCCGGAGGATTTGATAAAATACAAGTGA
- the polX gene encoding DNA polymerase/3'-5' exonuclease PolX, with protein MKNKEIADKFTEIAHLLEIKGENSFKIRSYQKAAETIEALDHDIKDDYLSGNLEELEGIGKSTAAKISEYLIGGKITKLEDLRKEIPRGLLEMLKVQGLGPATIRLIYEKLGVKTMRGLDIAARRGELAALPGMGEKSAANILRGLEIANRMDGRLLISTAENMAEDFLSVIRKSCDEALACGSLRRGCETIGDIDLLAVSEKSEKIIDSFVKIPGVEKVIASGSSKASVFTSGDVQIDLRVVPEKSRGAAMLYFTGSKEHNIALRKLALDKGYTLNEYALSDQKSGKYIAGKTEKDVYKRLGLDYIPPELRENRGEIERSALGALPSLIESEDIKGDLHLHSVYSDGSVEIRALASRASDLGYGWIAVCDHSMSLTIARGLSINNLMKKKKEIDSLNKTSRVKILFGAEVDILPDGKLDYPDKVLKELDVCLGAVHAAFNQSAEVLNKRIMRAMDNPYLDVLAHPTARLIGKRPPLELDMEKVTEKAADKNIILEVNAFPDRRDLKEDHIRMALAKGVMLSLGTDSHALRHMDNMRYGLMNLRRAGCEKKDVLNTRTAPALRKIISARRKKAGG; from the coding sequence ATGAAGAATAAGGAAATAGCCGATAAGTTCACCGAGATCGCCCATCTTCTGGAGATCAAAGGCGAAAACAGTTTTAAGATCAGAAGTTACCAAAAAGCCGCGGAGACAATAGAAGCCCTTGACCACGACATAAAAGACGATTATCTTTCCGGCAACCTTGAGGAGCTCGAGGGCATAGGAAAGAGCACAGCCGCTAAAATAAGCGAATATCTGATCGGCGGAAAGATAACAAAACTTGAAGATCTGAGAAAAGAGATTCCCCGCGGCCTTCTGGAAATGTTGAAAGTGCAGGGGCTGGGCCCCGCCACAATAAGGCTGATATATGAGAAGCTCGGCGTCAAAACCATGAGGGGCCTTGATATAGCCGCGCGCCGGGGAGAACTGGCCGCTCTTCCCGGAATGGGTGAAAAGAGCGCCGCCAATATTCTGAGGGGCCTGGAGATCGCCAACCGCATGGACGGCCGGCTGCTCATTTCCACCGCGGAAAATATGGCTGAAGATTTTCTTTCTGTTATCAGAAAGAGCTGCGATGAGGCTCTCGCCTGCGGCAGCCTCCGGCGGGGATGCGAGACCATAGGCGACATAGACCTGCTGGCTGTTTCGGAAAAATCGGAAAAAATAATAGACTCATTCGTTAAAATTCCGGGCGTTGAGAAGGTGATAGCCTCCGGCTCTTCAAAGGCGAGCGTTTTCACATCGGGGGATGTGCAGATAGACCTGAGGGTCGTTCCCGAGAAATCCCGCGGCGCCGCCATGCTCTATTTCACGGGGAGCAAAGAACATAACATCGCTTTGAGAAAGCTGGCGCTGGATAAGGGCTATACGCTGAACGAGTATGCTTTGAGTGATCAGAAATCAGGAAAATATATAGCCGGAAAGACGGAGAAGGATGTGTATAAGCGCCTCGGCCTTGATTATATTCCTCCCGAACTGAGGGAAAACAGGGGTGAGATAGAGCGCTCCGCGCTCGGCGCTCTGCCTTCGCTCATAGAATCGGAGGATATAAAAGGCGACCTGCATCTTCACAGCGTTTATTCCGACGGTTCCGTCGAGATAAGGGCTCTTGCGTCCAGGGCTTCGGATCTGGGATACGGGTGGATAGCGGTCTGTGATCATTCAATGAGCCTGACAATAGCGCGGGGCTTAAGCATAAATAACCTGATGAAAAAAAAGAAGGAGATAGATTCTCTCAACAAAACATCCCGCGTTAAAATCCTTTTTGGAGCCGAGGTGGACATATTGCCCGACGGTAAACTGGATTATCCGGATAAGGTGCTCAAAGAGCTGGATGTCTGCCTGGGCGCCGTGCACGCGGCGTTTAACCAGAGCGCCGAAGTCCTGAACAAAAGGATAATGAGGGCCATGGACAATCCCTATCTTGATGTTCTGGCGCACCCGACGGCGCGACTCATAGGCAAGCGGCCGCCGCTGGAGCTGGATATGGAAAAGGTCACGGAAAAAGCCGCCGATAAAAACATCATCCTCGAGGTGAACGCTTTCCCCGACAGGCGGGATCTGAAAGAAGATCACATACGCATGGCGCTCGCGAAGGGCGTGATGCTTTCTCTCGGTACCGATTCGCACGCCCTCCGGCACATGGACAATATGAGATACGGCCTTATGAACCTCCGGAGGGCCGGATGCGAAAAGAAGGATGTGCTGAACACGAGGACAGCTCCGGCGCTGCGGAAAATAATCAGCGCCCGCCGTAAGAAAGCCGGTGGCTAA